The DNA sequence TTCGCCGGAACCACGTAGCCGACCGGGTTCTTGCCGCTGACGGTATTCACCGTGTGCGTGTCGGTGGTCATGATCTCGGCCTCATCGACGAATTCGAGCACCACCGCGAGCAGGCGTTCGCGGACACCCTGGGCCATGTTGTTCCCGTCGACCAGGACGTAGGCCGCCTTCTTCCCGCCGACCTCCGTCGCCAGCACCTGCACCCCGAGCGACCCGAACCCCTGCTCGCGGGAGAACGGGACCCGGACGTGGGAGACCCCGATCGCGAGCGGCTCCGCGGGGAGGTCCCGCGCGACGGCGAACCCCTCGTGTGCGGCGGCGATGTACTCCGTCGCGATCCGCGTCGCCGGGAGGACCGGGGAACCCACGCTGGTCATGCAGTTGTGGGCGTCCACGAAGGCGACATGGGAGAAGGAACCCCGCCCTTCCGCCATGATCGCCATCCCGATCGAGTAATCGAGGTCCTCCGTCCGCTCCGGGGACCGGGTGCTCACCATCAGGAGGGCGTCCCCGAACCGCTGGCAGAGGATCGCCACGGAGCCGGAGACCACCCGGACCGGGCGGCTCGCGGTGCCTGAGAAGGTAAGCCCCTCCCGGGACGCCTCGACGGCGCAGGCGATCTTTTCTATCTCGCTCTCCGAGACCAGGTTGAAGTCATGGGTGGCGCAGCCGTGCGCGACCAGCGTCTCCTCGGGAAACGTGTCGTGGAGGAGCCGGGGGAGGTTGCCGCCGCCGACGTCGCCCATCGGTCCGGGGTGGACGTTCGGGACCGTGAAGAGGACATCCCTCCCGGAGTCGCGGGAGAAGAAGAGCGAGACCTCCGGGACGTAGACCTCCTCGCCGATCTCGCGGAAGAAGTCTTCCATCTTCTTCGAGCCGTCAGTCAGGTGGGCGATGAAGGTGTTGAGGAAGTTGAGCCCGCTGATCTGGAACGCCCGCTTCAGCGGCCGCTCGATCAGCCAGATCAGGGAGACAAAACCCAGCCCGAAGACCCCCTGGAGGAGGAGGGCGTAGGGAACGAACCCCGGCGTGAAGAACCAGGCACCGACCGCTATCCCGGCCGCACCCTGGATGAACGCGGGGAGAACCATCCGGGTGATCCGGTAGTCGGCGACGGCTACGAGGACCAGCAGCCGGAGGCCGAAGACCAGGCCGAGAGCGCCCGCGTAGAGCGTGGGGAAGAGGTCCCTGCCGAAGACCAGGACCGGCGAGAGACTCAGGATCACCGAGAGAACCGTGCAGGTCAGGGCGAGGAGAGCCGACCGGTTCCAGGTGATATGCCGGCCGGAAACCCCTACCAGCGGCACGGTCAGCAGGAAGGCGACCAGTGCCGGGACCGTGAACCCGAGGGTGCCGATCAGGAAGAACTCGGGCCCGGCCCGGTATGTAGCGGCGTCGATGAGAAGCCCGAGCACGATGAGGATCGCAAGCGATCGCGGCCAGGACGGGGCGGAGAAGATATAGCGGGTGAGCCGCTCGACCCGCACGTCGGGGCCGAACTCCATCAGGCGCCCCCGTGTGCCGCTCTCGGGCCGGGAGCAGAAGCCGGCATCTTCCCGCCGGCGATCAGCGCTGTACACCCCATAATTCAGACAATTATTTCCCCGGGCTCACCAAAGACCTTCCGGTAGCGTGCAAGCATCCGGTCCCAGTCGGGAAGGTTCGTCTGGGTGCCCGTCCGCTCGACGACGAAGGACGAGACCACCGCTCCCGCACGGCAACAGTCGAGCGGTGCGTAGCCCTTCCGGAACGCCGTGAGGAACCCGGCCCGGTAACCGTCGCCGGCGCCGGTGGGGTCGACGGCTTCCACCCTGACGGCCGGGACGTGGTGCTCCTCGCCGTCCATGCAGAGGATGCTCCCTTCCGCTCCCCGGGTCGTGACCGTCATCGGGATCGACGCGACGAGCGCATTCCGCTCCAGTCCCAGCATATCGCACATCCGGTCCATCTCGTGGTTGTTCGAGAAGAGGATGTCGATCTTCGCAAGGATGATCTCGAGCTGGTCGGGAGTGTAGCGGAGGAGGTCCTGGCCCGGGTCGAAGGAGGCGAATCTGCTTTTTTCGGCCACCCGGACGTTGAAGTCGGGGTCCGCCGTCGCCATGTGGACGAAGTCGAGAGCGGGGGCTTCCGCCCGGGAGAACGCGGCGGAGGCACCCCACTCGAAGAAGGTCTCCTGGTCGCCGGCCTCGTCCGTAAAGACATAGGCGGTTGCGGTCCGGGCATCCCTGACAACGGAGAAGTCCTGCACGATCTCAAGATCGTGCATCCAGAGGTCGTAGTCGCTGCCCGGGAAGTCGCCGCCGACCGATGAGATCAGCCGGCACCGCTCCCCCAGGGTCGCGATCCCCGCCGCGATGTTCGCCGCTCCGCCGCCGAAGTAGACCGAATGATCGGTGATGTACGTCGAGTTGTGCCGCCCGGGAAGTTTCGGTACCCGGAAGAGGTGATCGATGGCGGTATGCCCGACGACGGCGATCATAATGCCTGCACTTCCTGGACCTTCAGCGGAACGTCGTGCAGCGCCTTCCCGACGACCGACTTCGCTATCCGGGCCGCGTGTTCGTCGGACTCCGCACGGAAGACCTTCATCTGGAGCACGAGCCCGACGAGGGCGGTATTGGCGACCACGAGCGCGGTGTTCAACTCGCCCTCGCAGTAGGGGCAGGCGATCATCCCCGCCTCGATCTCCACGAACTTCGCCGAGGGGTTGAGCCGTTTCCCGGCCTCGCTGATCGCGATGCTCACCGCGTCGTCCATAGACTTGACGTCTTTAATTATCCACGCTGATTCAAGCGTAACCAAATAATCCGGCATAATCTCTCCGAAATAAGTATCCTACC is a window from the Methanoculleus oceani genome containing:
- a CDS encoding carbohydrate kinase family protein; translation: MIAVVGHTAIDHLFRVPKLPGRHNSTYITDHSVYFGGGAANIAAGIATLGERCRLISSVGGDFPGSDYDLWMHDLEIVQDFSVVRDARTATAYVFTDEAGDQETFFEWGASAAFSRAEAPALDFVHMATADPDFNVRVAEKSRFASFDPGQDLLRYTPDQLEIILAKIDILFSNNHEMDRMCDMLGLERNALVASIPMTVTTRGAEGSILCMDGEEHHVPAVRVEAVDPTGAGDGYRAGFLTAFRKGYAPLDCCRAGAVVSSFVVERTGTQTNLPDWDRMLARYRKVFGEPGEIIV
- a CDS encoding DUF555 domain-containing protein; the encoded protein is MPDYLVTLESAWIIKDVKSMDDAVSIAISEAGKRLNPSAKFVEIEAGMIACPYCEGELNTALVVANTALVGLVLQMKVFRAESDEHAARIAKSVVGKALHDVPLKVQEVQAL
- a CDS encoding DUF2070 family protein translates to MEFGPDVRVERLTRYIFSAPSWPRSLAILIVLGLLIDAATYRAGPEFFLIGTLGFTVPALVAFLLTVPLVGVSGRHITWNRSALLALTCTVLSVILSLSPVLVFGRDLFPTLYAGALGLVFGLRLLVLVAVADYRITRMVLPAFIQGAAGIAVGAWFFTPGFVPYALLLQGVFGLGFVSLIWLIERPLKRAFQISGLNFLNTFIAHLTDGSKKMEDFFREIGEEVYVPEVSLFFSRDSGRDVLFTVPNVHPGPMGDVGGGNLPRLLHDTFPEETLVAHGCATHDFNLVSESEIEKIACAVEASREGLTFSGTASRPVRVVSGSVAILCQRFGDALLMVSTRSPERTEDLDYSIGMAIMAEGRGSFSHVAFVDAHNCMTSVGSPVLPATRIATEYIAAAHEGFAVARDLPAEPLAIGVSHVRVPFSREQGFGSLGVQVLATEVGGKKAAYVLVDGNNMAQGVRERLLAVVLEFVDEAEIMTTDTHTVNTVSGKNPVGYVVPAKEIVPYVEQAVTEAVADLAPARVGAATASCEGIVVFGSQRVSQLASTVNAMLAFIAPISFMILVLAFLLSVFAYLVLQ